From a single Sphaeramia orbicularis chromosome 4, fSphaOr1.1, whole genome shotgun sequence genomic region:
- the LOC115418306 gene encoding probable cyclin-dependent serine/threonine-protein kinase DDB_G0292550, which yields MTSNNNNCGSINDNDDCGTNNYDRNHSSNNHNSSSNNHNFSSNNHNRSSNNHNRSSNNHNRSSNNHNRSSNNHNSSPNNHNCSSNTHNSSSDNPSSSNLNSNKHNSNNHIRSSNNHNSRSNKHNNSSNNHNHSSINHNHNHSSNNHNHSSNNHNHSSNNRNPNNHSHSSNNHSCSSNNHNSSSHNHNSSPNNHNRSSSNHSCSSNNHNCSSNNHISRSDNPNPSSSNPNSNKHNSNNHNSSSNNHNSSSNNHNCSSIHHNRNSNSHNSSFHNHNSSSDNPNPSSSNPNSNKHNSNNHNSSSNNHSSSANNHNHSSNNHNCSSIHHNRNSNSHNSSFHNHNSSSDNPNPSSSNHNSNNHNHSSKHHNSSSNNHNHSSNNHNHSSSNHNHSSNNHNRSSNNHNCSSIHHNRNSNSHNSSFHNHNSSSDNPNPSSSNPNSNKHNSNNHNSSSNNHNSSSNNHNCSSIHHNCNSNSHNSSFHNHNSSSDNPNPSSSNHNSNNHNHSSKHHNSSSNNHNHTSNNHNHSSSNHNHSSNNHNRSSNNHNCSSIHHNCNSNSHNSSFHNHNSSSDNPNPSSSNPNSNKHNSNNHNSSSNNHNSSSNNHNCSSIHHNRNSNSHNSSFHNHNSSSDNPNPSSSNHNSNNHNHSSKHHNSSSNNHNHSSNNHNHSSSNHNHSSNNHNSSSNNHNSSSIHHNRNSNSHNSSFHNHNSSSDNPNPSSSNHNSNNHNHSSKHHNSSSNNHNHSSNNHNHSSSNHNHSSNNHNRSSNNHNCSSIHHNRNSNSHNSSFHNHNSSSDNPNPSNPNSNNHNSNNHNSSSNNHNSSSNNHNCSSIHHNRNSNSHNSSLHNHNSSSDNPNPSSSNHNSNNHNHSSKHHNSSSNNHNHSSSNHNHSSNNHNRSSNNHYSSSNYNTRLNNFGTSTN from the exons ATGAC CTCAAACAACAACAACTGTGGTTCCATCAACGATAATGACGACTGTGGCACCAACAACTACGACCGCAAccacagctccaacaaccacaactcaagctccaacaaccacaacttcagctccaacaaccacaaccgcagctccaacaaccacaaccgcagctccaacaatcacaaccgcagctccaacaatcacaaccgcagctccaacaaccacaactccagtcCCAACAACCACAACTGCAGCTCCAATACCCACAACTCCAGCTCCGACAACCCCAGCTCTAGCAATCTTAACTCCAACAAGCACAACTCCAACAACCACAtccgcagctccaacaaccacaactccaggTCCAACAAGCACAACAACAgttccaacaaccacaaccataGCTCCatcaaccacaaccacaaccacagctccaacaaccacaaccacagctccaacaaccacaaccataGCTCCAACAACCGCAACCCCAACAACCACAGCCACAGCTcaaacaaccacagctgcagcTCCAACAACCATAACTCCAGCTCCCACAACCACAACTCCAGtcccaacaaccacaaccgcagctccagCAACCACAGctgcagctccaacaaccacaactgcagctccaacaaccacatcTCCAGGTCTGACAACCCCAACCCCAGCTCCAGCAATCCTAACTCCAACAAGCAcaactccaacaaccacaactcaagctccaa caaccacaactccagctccaacaaccacaattgCAGCTCCATCCACCACAACCGCAACTCCAACAGCCACAACTCCAGCTTccacaaccacaactccagctctGACAACCCCAACCCCAGCTCTAGCAATCCTAACTCCAACAAGCAcaactccaacaaccacaactccagctccaacaaccacagctCCAGCgccaacaaccacaaccacagctccaacaaccacaattgCAGCTCCATCCACCACAACCGCAACTCCAACAGCCACAACTCCAGCTTccacaaccacaactccagctccgACAACCCCAACCCCAGCTCCAGCAATCAtaactccaacaaccacaaccacagctccaaacaccacaactccagctccaacaaccacaaccacagctccaacaaccacaaccacagctcAAGCAACCACAAtcacagctccaacaaccacaaccgcagctccaacaaccacaattgCAGCTCCATCCACCACAACCGCAACTCCAACAGCCACAACTCCAGCTTccacaaccacaactccagctctGACAACCCCAACCCCAGCTCCAGCAATCCTAACTCCAACAAGCAcaactccaacaaccacaactccagctccaacaaccacaactccagctccaacaaccacaattgCAGCTCCATCCACCACAACTGCAACTCCAACAGCCACAACTCCAGCTTccacaaccacaactccagctccgACAACCCCAACCCCAGCTCCAGCAATCAtaactccaacaaccacaaccacagctccaaacaccacaactccagctccaacaaccacaaccacacctccaacaaccacaaccacagctcAAGCAACCACAAtcacagctccaacaaccacaaccgcagctccaacaaccacaattgCAGCTCCATCCACCACAACTGCAACTCCAACAGCCACAACTCCAGCTTccacaaccacaactccagctctGACAACCCCAACCCCAGCTCCAGCAATCCTAACTCCAACAAGCAcaactccaacaaccacaactccagctccaacaaccacaactccagctccaacaaccacaattgCAGCTCCATCCACCACAACCGCAATTCCAACAGCCACAACTCCAGCTTccacaaccacaactccagctccgACAACCCCAACCCCAGCTCCAGCAATCAtaactccaacaaccacaaccacagctccaaacaccacaactccagctccaacaaccacaaccacagctccaacaaccacaaccacagctcAAGCAACCACAAtcacagctccaacaaccacaactccagctccaacaaccacaattcCAGCTCCATCCACCACAACCGCAACTCCAACAGCCACAACTCCAGCTTccacaaccacaactccagctccgACAACCCCAACCCCAGCTCCAGCAATCAtaactccaacaaccacaaccacagctccaaacaccacaactccagctccaacaaccacaaccacagctccaacaaccacaaccacagctcAAGCAACCACAAtcacagctccaacaaccacaaccgcagctccaacaaccacaattgCAGCTCCATCCACCACAACCGCAACTCCAACAGCCACAACTCCAGCTTccacaaccacaactccagctctGACAACCCCAACCCCAGCAATCCtaactccaacaaccacaactccaacaaccacaactccagctccaacaaccacaactccagctccaacaaccacaattgCAGCTCCATCCACCACAACCGCAACTCCAACAGCCACAACTCCAGCCTccacaaccacaactccagctccgACAACCCCAACCCCAGCTCCAGCAATCAtaactccaacaaccacaaccacagctccaaacaccacaactccagctccaacaaccacaaccacagctcAAGCAACCACAAtcacagctccaacaaccacaaccgcagctccaacaaccattACTCCAGCTCCAACTACAACACCAG GCTTAACAACTTTGGCACATCTACAAATTGA